TTTCCCCAAGTTTGGTTCTTTGGTGGTTGAATAGTATTAACAATACTTTGCACATTCCACTCGTAGCGGAGAATTTGGATTGTACTTGTGGTAAAAAAAGAAAGCAATGCTTCACTTAAGTTAAAACAAGAAATCAGAATAAGAACCTCTGTTtattattctatttattagTCTAGTTTCTTTACTTAGTTTCAAATTGCGCCTTTGTTCTGCGTTATATAACCATGAAAAGTatatattgttaattttttCAGTTGTATAACGAATTCAATGAAATACGGTGTagtcttatatacatgtatgaatatTTATGTCCACATACAACGGGTTTTGACATCTAAAGAAATCTTTGAACTAACCTGAACAAGGCTTTTTCGGCACCAAGTATTTGCACTGTAGAAGCTGGATACTTTGCAAGGTTGGTGAGACTTCCAGCATGAGAAATCAGCCTAGCACCGACCTAGACAAAGAGATATGTGAAGTGACATCAAAGTACCCTCGCTGGGGTCACTGGAGCATAACTAATTGAAATCCTGAAGCCTATCTGTTTGCATTACTAGATTTACATACATACGAGTTTCTGGGATTTGAGCAATTTAGATGATCAGGTCCTAAGATTGGAAATGCTATCCAATGCGCACACAATTAGGTCATTATCTTTAGGATAAATACTCGTGTATCAACATTTCTTCTTCAAGCCTCCTTACCAAGCATCTTAGAAGTTTGAATAGATCATGGGCAGTGAATGCATTCATGTAGAGAACCAATAAACAGGAATAGCAAAGAGAAACTAACTCTTACGCGACCATTTTAGATTCAATCGGAGAAGGCCTATTCTGACATCACTACCAAGTTGGGTGCAAATTATTCAAAGAACAATTTCATGTTCTGAGTATAACTACTAGCAGCTTGAGTATATCAAAACATTGTAAAAATGTGCAAATATGAATTGTCAACAATGGTGAAATCCAGCCACTTTGTATCTTGTATGATATATTGCAGCAATGAGCCACAGGTTTCTTTTTTTGTTGTTCCATCTCTATTTTTGTTTTCACAGCCGTCTTCGCAAAACGTATCAATAAAACTTATTAATCTTAGTAAAAACGTTCATTAGGAAAGTCTTCTATCAAATTGTTCTACCCAGTGTTTCTCTCCAAAATTTGTAAGGAGAGTTAATTTTCTCTTATTTCAGGTTAACCGTTGTTGGTTAGTAAACTAGTCAGCCATGCCACTTGTGAAATGATATTCGCATAATTTTGCAAACTTCGAAACCTCTATGATGTGAGCTATCTAACAATACCGTGTCAAAGTTTTATGTAAATCTGCTGTTTGAGTACGGTTTAAGTAAGGtctaatattatatttaaaaattattgtgttcaagttcGTAGCAACACTCTAAATCTGAACATTGTAGCATAAATGTGTGTGTAATACATATACACTGTAAAATGAGGAGATAGTGATATAAAGACATGGTCATTAGCACATCAACACAGATATTATCGCACAAACAAACCCAGACTACTCAGGACTACAATAAACATGATAATCTCATTTAAGTAGCTTTAATAGTTAATCTCATTAAATTTAGATTCTAAGAaataataggtaataataataaacaaacaataacacTAATAAACAACAAGACATCTTTAGATTTTAACTAGGTGACAGCATTTTACTACTTCAGAAACTTTCTTAATTCTTTATTCATAGCATGAGCCGTGTAGCATGGCTTGACACAGCTTTTTGGTGTAGCCAAGAGCTTTAGCGGGCTTAGCAAAAAAAATTTCCCTTACCATGTCTGTACTTAAACAAAAGGAAGCAATCAGCTGGCTATGTTGGACCAATGGAATACATGTTTACAACTCACTTTGAGCAGAGTTTCACTAAACAAAGACATTAAAATTATATCGCAATTTCTTCTTCATAATGCTCAGTTGTGTCAGACCCGTTACAGCTACCACGACTTCACCAAATGTAGATATACGGACTTTGTATAATTCTCTAGTTGGTAAAAGTACTAGTGACAGCGATTATTTTATTGCAACAATAACAGTAATGCCACAACCCTTAGTAATAGTGATAACTTGTTTTACTCGAAACGCGCTCATGTTTTTACTCACAGGTGTAGAGGAGGGACTGAAAATGTCTTGAGCTTGTCCCGCTAAACATTTGTAGAATGTTTTCATGGCATCAGCTCATGTAAAATTTCATTAatttgttgtcaaatatttttcataaaccTTGTGACTCAAAAGTTATGAAAACGTATGTGTTAATGTCAAATATTTAATTGTGCCCcacttgaaaaaattatttgggtagtgaaagagttaagaataaaacattttgaacTAGCATGATTCCTCAGGTAGGTAACGAATTATTCTCTAAGATCCATTGAACAGTTCTCATGTCGCACAAATATTCTGAAGGTTGTGAATTTCTATGATTAGTTGGTTGAACTTCAATCGTTCATTCACAAACACAACTCCTTCCAAAAATTAACTTGAACAACTGAACACAACAGGAAATTGCACGGGTCTAGGTACTTTCAATATGCTCCAACACTATGGGTTACCAGGCATTAGCATGCTTATAAGACAGCAAACCAGATTGAAATTTCAGAGAGACGCTAAATTGAGTATTTCTTACTGTGTCTCCAATGAGGGTGGCTAGATTGGGTGCGACACTGTCCATCTTGCTATGCAAGTACTCGGACACCTCCCGTCTGTAGTCAGCTAGCCCTGCGACTGTCTTGGCAAACCTCTCAATGTTGATGAGGTCCAGAGGTGCAATGTCCATTCCTACCAGCAGAAAGAACAGGAAGATATTTTAGAAAGAAACACAGCACATTGCATCTATGAAGCACTTTGCCCATTTTTAAGAGTCTGGATGCTTATTTTAGTCTGTTTAAATTGAGAAACTCTAGCTTGCAAATTTTAGGCGTAAAACAGGTAGACACAAACTGAGAACAAACTAACCATTTTTATTTTCTGTCACATATTCAAGGGCTGATATTCGTAACCATCTAGTTTTGTAAAACATGTTATTTTTGCAAATAGCATGAAGAACAACGGAGTTAAAACAGGAAGATAGAATGTTTATCAAAGCAGTAAGCACTTATCGGGAGTCTCCTAACAACCAAACAACAGCAATGTGTTACAGGAAACGAACCCATAGAAGACTTGGAGGCGGCTAGAACAGCCTGAGCCTGTGCGGTGTCCCCCAAAATCTCTTCAACCTCGCCAAGACGCTCCTCAGTGAACTGCTTACGGTCACCAACAACAATGACCACCTTTGCAAACTTCTGATTATCGCCGACAATTTTTACCAATTCTGGGAAGTGATAGGAATACCACTCTCTACAAGATGTTACAGAAACTCACTAGTTTTACTCAAACGTTTGAAAACCACTGCATCTAGCAAAGCATAACAAGGTTGATCCTACAGCTAATTGAGCgcagttttatttaaattgtaGCCTATCATAAACTGTTAGTAGAATTAGGGGCAGCGTTTTCAAGGACAGACTATATTTTAAGATTACTTTTTTAATAGATTATATGAGGTGCGAAGTTTTTTAAACCTCTCCGGTGTTGCGCTATATCTACCTATCACCAATAAGAAGTTATTTAGCAATAGTTATGAAAATAATTAAGCTAGACTAAACTATTATACAAACAAGCAATTTGTATCACTTGAAGCAAGGAATCAGCTAAAACTTATTTTGATTTTCCTCACATTTGCATTATACATAGagaaacaaaacaaattaagtTATGATGTCAACACAAAAAGAATTGCAAAAGCATATTAATGTTATCACtgatttattttctattacaaTATTGAGGGAAccaataaaagttataaaaaaagaAGTGTTTGTATCGGTGATGTAAAATAGATCAACCAAATAGCCATTTGCAATGAAATTAGTTTTTGAGTTCACATACAACTATCACTTTTGTATATTTGTGGAGATCAGGTTTGTTTGCTTGCaagatttattttgttacaaaattgATTCCAAATGGTTACAAATTACTTTGTATGTCgaaacaaatatttgctcaaatttcacatcatatgtCATTTTATATCATGTTGAGGTGACCGTAGTTCGAGATTTTACTTCACCACAACACTGCAATACGCTAGTTCAGAATAAGTGCAGACACAACTATAAATATAGACTTGGAACTCACCTGCATCTCATACTGAAGGTGTTAATGCCTTTATCCAACTGGTCCAGAAGGTTTATGCTCTGTATGATCATGTTGTCTGACTTGTTCACATTAAACTTTACCTTGCAACGAGAGTAGCTGTGACCAAGGCCAAGTTGTGCTTTGGTAGCGTTGACAGGCGTCAATCCCTTGATGAACTTGTGAAAATGGACCCTTATTCCTGTGTATAAAACATTCTAGCAATTTCCACTCAGCATCAATATCAAAGCAATAACGAAGTTGAGAATAAGCAACTGAAAGAAAGTTTCTGAATCATGTCTCTGTAAACTTTGTGTTGTACATTAGCAGTTGCTATTAGTACTATATTGCGGCCTCAAATATGATCCAATGCAAGTCACAATGCAAAATGTATGCAAATATCATTCTAATATATAAAtccaaaaacattattttttttgCGAATTTGAAATTCTTAAGgtttgttgtttttaaaactatttaaatcgTTTTCAAAACATTAATTTCAAAAACAATTGAAGTTAAACATACTTATGAATGTACAATACATCTCGAAACTTCAAAATATATAAAGATAAAGGAGTTCACCTCCTAAACCCTACGAGTCCATGAAGAAACAGACAAACGAAAACTGCCACTTGATAATATCAAATTGTCTAATTTTTTGGTGCTAGCTAACCGGATTTATATTGAAATACCGTAAAACAGTTCTGCAGATGTTGCTCACCCCTGCTCCACGAGAGTTGCCATCTCATGACTAAGCATTTTAATTAATATCACAATTCCTACATGTACTTTACCTAACGGAGCGAccaatttaaacttttacacTGTATAACAAATCAGTAGTGCAGCGCAATTTGGTTTGCAATTCAATTTTTGGACACAACCTGCTCCTCAAACCGAGAAAAAAAAACAACCCTAACTCGTCAGTACAAGCTGACCAAATACAGCTTAAGTGTAtccttttttaaacatttcacaTCAATCAGTAAATAGACAGCAGTCAACTACCGTAATAACTGACAAACCGCTAAGCAACCAACAAAAGAAGATATTCAAATACAACAACTACAGACATTAGCTAAGAAAATGGTATACATACCCCTTATAATCTCTGGAACAACACCTGTATGCTGACAGGAAAGCCCGAGCTCTTCATTAATGGAGGCGCTGAGTTTAGAATCTGACACGCCTAAAATCACTTTATCCTTTTTGCTAGATTTGACATTAGTCTCCAGTAGCACTTTCAGGTCATCGTGTAGAATACCTTTAACAAGAATGTACGCATGATTCATGTGTAGTAATATTACTTGAGCTGTACAATTGGGTGCGTCTGCGGTGTTTAGTTTCATGCTGGACTTTGTATTTACGTGATTCCATTATATTATCATTTGATTAATGATGAATTATAATTACATTCTCGCGAGCTCTAATCCTAAAAGCCTAGTTCACCTATAATTTATATCGAATAAAACCGGTATGCATTTTTGGACGAATGTGTTTTTCATGAGATGCGCACAACAAAGTACAAATGAGATACGATGAGATAGACTTTCGAACTGAAAAAACCACTGAACATTTATGCAGGCATTTTAGGGACGAAACGCAactgaaaacaaaacaaaatttaacattacCAAATCAACATTAACTAAAAGCTCAAACAAAGGGAGACCCGTGCCAGTGAACTCCCACTATAGCTACGTATGTGAATATGTGAACTGAACCATTTTCTAGGTGATAGGACAGCAatgaaaatgttgttatttgaAGTTTACAAATAGCAGATTTCATTTATGCAGtttttaaacttaaaattttagCCATTTATTTATGGAGGAGCCATTGCTGCTTTGTGGTTGAACCTTACAACAATacaaactaaaggtctacaagAATTATCCTGTTACATAAAAAAGTGAGTTTATACCTAACCAACCTGGTATATAATACTTGCTAACAATAACAGCTGTGGGCTTGTAATTACTAAACAGTAGAAacgctttgttaaaaaatgtCCAAAGGCATTCGCAAAATAGAATGGATTAAAAACGAGATTCATCagttatattaatttttataacagTTATAATCAGCGTATTACATgaattttcaacaaaattaattgcAGCACAAGTCTGATTCTATAGCAAAACTCTAACATGTATGTGATATATATGATGACGGAGATCAAAGTTTGAATCCTGTGTAACTAGGAAATAGGTGATAGCAAGCTAAATGGGAGCCAGTCACAAGTAACATTTTTGCAGTGGTACAAACGAAGAGTACTTGTCATTACAATTCTATCATTGTAGCTAACAATGTAGCAAAGAACGATAACGGTAGTGCATGGTAGAGGGAGATAATTCTAATCATCATGGCTCTTCTATCAGTAAGCCTAAACGTAATTACTAGCAATATAGGACCGACTAGAAAACGGGAATGCTTAACTTTGTATTTgccaaacaaaaaattaattgcgGATCATTGCAGGAGTTTAATGTTGCACTAATTTTCAGCATTCCAAAAGGCCTAACCGCGTGTTACTATACTACTTCAAGGTTCATTATTGGAAAACTGGTTATCATGTCAAATGCGGCTTTAAAATGTTTGATTTCAGAGATTTTAGGTTTGAATATATTCAAACTAACACATTGAATTACAACGACTTTACTTTCTTAATATGCTCCTACACTACGAACCAAAACTATTACGCAACCAGCTTTGAATATTATTGCACATAGAGGCAGGAATATCTGGAAGGGGCAAGGTAGCAGTGAATGAATGTGTATAAGTACGTCAAGAACTGaacctataacataaataaaatgaatttaagTAAGCGTATTGCAAATTTCAATAATTTAGAAAGAAATGACGCCCACATAATAATTCACTCATATATGATTTGTCGGcgataatattacagttaaaatatAGGCCTATAAATGAGGAACAAATGTTTATTGTTTAACCAAATCGAACATTTGCAGCAGTGAGCAACTTACCAACCTGACATACTTACTAATGTAGCAAACCCAAAAATACAATAATGACTATGGAAATGTCTGTCAACGTACCTTCAGAAacactattgcaattgtcaagAGCATTAGTTCCACTCTTGAAGGGTACAAATGTAagaagagatacgatgctcttaaatgttgttatatcttTCAAACTGGCCTCTACCTCCGGTATCATCAACCCTACTTCTTCAAATTCTTTCACGGTGAACAGTGCATAGCCAGACGCATGTTCAAACAACACTACTAACCTCTCTCGGCCCTAAATAAGATACAAGGTTTCGATGCCTGATTTGTCTACGTACATATTgcacatatatttattaaacaaaTGAAGAAAATCTACTACTAGCAAAATTCATAGTACACAATTGATAGTGTTACCATTAAATCGCAAAGAAAACACACATTAactgaaaagaaaaatattttacatgcaGCATTTACCCCATTTACTTACCATGCTTGCGTTATTCTGATGCGCACTGAAGGCTGTCTAACCCGTTGATTGGTCATTTGAGACAAGAAAACATTAGTAATCGCGAGTCCATTTCGACAGTTTTAATGAGTTTTGCTGGCAATTATAATCACGTGGAATACCTGATACCTGTACGGGCGATATTTTGCTAAACATCACTCAGGAGTTGTCGACACTTGGCAATGCGTCTAACTACACCACCTGTGTTTTTCGATCCCTTTTAGATACAGTGCTCTAAACTCTTTTGGTTTGACATCTAAAACTATAGAGCAAACTGAGTGCTACACCTCCATGATGCATCCTATCTAGTGCTGTATTGAGTTTCATACCACATTCCAACAACATCCCATTTGATAAGTTGTTCAGtcaaagcaatgatatacagccctcagGAGCACAgatgtgggggctgtatatcattggtcaaaGCAATCAATGCTTGCAGACAGATTCACAAtcaaactaaaaattaaaaaacttttaaactagCGCATTTACTAATTAATGTAAGTAGTAGCTTCAACTATCCCGTCACAATTTTCTCATAGCCTTATTCCTAAATAGACAACAGAAGTTTACAAAGGAAATTGCAGCTGAAACTATTCAAGACTATTTGAGTGGTTATCACAAGCATCAACAAAAACACTGGCTAAAGTCATAATTGCTACCAACAGTACTACATGTCTATACATCAAGTAAAACAAGAGTTCATAAAGGGCAACATTAACTTACATCTTCATGTCCCTTTTTAGTTCGAAACTGGAATCTGTTGAATTGGGGCTCTGGCCTGTCTTTTAGTCTTCTTGGCTTCAAACagaataattttccatttttagcaATCACATTCTAGTTCTTTTCTACTTTCTTTCTCAGATTTTcatgatttttcaaagtttttatttcatctaCCTTCCAGGTGTTTGACAAGTGATTTGTTCCTGTTGCAAATGTTTGCAAGAATGTTTCTAAGCACTAAACTCATTGCAAATTTAGCTGATCAAAGTACTAATTGGTCAAAGCTCAAAATATATCATGCAGTCAAATTTCAGTCAAATACTGTCAATAATAATGAGCTGTTTATGCCAAAATATGCGTATAATTCTTAGGCGAATGATAATTTACTTTATCAAATTTTACTTCGGTTTGATGCTAAGTATTTACTCCTGATGAGGTACCTTTACTTAGCAACCAATAGAAATTATAACTAATCACTGTCAAAGTTTCTTCTTACTAAATTGATAGGGTTGCTGACAGTCGCTGACGGTTGCTCTTTTATGACCATTGGGCTGATTTGCTTGAAAGCAGACAGTTTCGCTCCATGCTTGCTAAAACTAGCATAGCATCGGTGTGTAAGATCAACAATTTTGTTGACAGACACTTTCTTATGATAAATGCGGAGGTATGATTAACTGAACCTCTGCCTCAAATTTGATTGAgctttaaattaattaaaggttgacttacaacaaaattcacattacagttatttggtatcaaaagattcaccatgtctgactctgttgtgttgtaagtgcaaaatatatgggaatgtgattaaaagctcttaaaagctaaaaaacaaacagttaatcgcagccacacgagaccgccatagtttggattctctttccaaaacggctcaaatgggacgtagttgttacaggatggtttttgtttacactttcatgcaacctcattcgtcgaaatatgtTCACAAATAGACTTCATGAATTCAATAAAAccgtgtctattgttcttacgtgtctgttttattgtcattgtaatgctgtcacttttagcactgatatcttataacttaccgtaaaaattcgttaaactttttaaccttagctcgaaggagtacatatcattgtctgataatcatggtgatcctgttggtcacttgtgataatcgaaaagtgctgcaaaaattatttgcgaagtattgggttacatgatcagattacgacttgacgatttgatcaagccgaaacaaaactgtaaagtagcatagcatctatatttgatacggggtcttcagtgaaacccgaagtgtttgtcataaactagtgttacgataagttttgtattaagctttttattggcctttcaattcacgtaatAACGTCACGTGataagacaataaccaaattgtaatgactacgtcagataaataaacagattccaatctacagacggcttttcgtttttgagcttttaagagcttgtaatcacatttccacatatttggcacctacaacacaacagagtaagacatgatgaatcttttgataccaaataactgtaatgtgaattttgttgcaagtcaacctttaaacactGTAATAGAATCTAGCTGATTTATTTATGCTGGGTCATGTGACCAAATGTACATTATGCTGCCTTATTTGGAACACCCAAAGCTCGACAGCTTAAGTTACAAACTGGTGGTCAGTAAACTGTAATAATCAGTGGTTGTCTAAGAAAGAAAAGGGTAGCTTTTATTTCGttattattcaacttttattatgtttcgtatatataaagttttacTAGATAGAGCCGAATGATCCAGACTGACAATCTTTCCTGACTGACGGGCAACCACATAACTGGAGTTTGGTCAGAAGATGAGAAGAATGTATCAAGTTGTACTATTGTTTGTATTTCACATGGCTTGTTATAGTTTATTACCCGCCAAATATGCGCAATTTATACTTGCATATTAAGTTATTAGCACCTAATGTATATTTCATGTTTTTCAATCATTTAGCATTCTATTATATACCTGAATGATCTTGGCATAGCTGTTTTTACTACAGGTTTGACAATATTCCCAGTACTGATATTCAAATAAAGATGAACAACCAGAACATAGTCACAACCATTTCTATATTTTCCAGTACACAACCTGCATTTACCCACGTTTAGATCAAACTCTACATGCATTCCATCTTCTTGTTCAATACAgctattagtattattatagtttttctttacagtcgtgtggtggtaggtgactggttttagtcgTGTTGAGTATAGGctttaacaaaaggccaaaggattcAACATGTTCCTCAATTTCACTAAGAGGGGACCTTCCTCAATaagtgagctgttcctaagatggctgtcttctgtGTAGTCTTAAAATACTGTTTACTCCTACCTCAGCCaggtatgctatatgcctcattgatattgtttcGTGTGCACCAAttattactattggtatcacttctgtcttcaccttccacagtctgtttatctcaaacagactgtggaaggtgaagacagaagtgataccaatagtaattagTGCACTCAcaaacattatattattatcattattattgttgttagagtttttcttcacagtcgtgtggtggtaggtgactggttttagtcgTGTTGAGTCCAGGTCTTAATAAGAGGCCAAAGGGTCCAAGATCTTTCTCAATTCCATTAAGAGAGGacctatttattattattatcattagcattattatcattatcactattattatcactattactattatcattatcactattattattgctattattactgttattattattattactataattatgtGTCATATAGCCCATCAATGATATTTCTAGCAGTCCACTATGGTTATTGTTAGAGTTCTTCTTcgcagtcgtgtggtggtaggtgactggttttagtccaTGTTGAGTTCGAGCTTTAACAAAAGGCCAAGGTCTTTTGTTAAGACCATGaccttattgttattattattgtaggtATATTTCGTATATATATGTGCTATTATGCAGCGTCAGATGAAAGATTGTACCAGAATACCGCAAACCTATGACTTTATTCTAAacagtatgtattatataaattacCGTATTACTAATATGCTTGTAATTTTATAAAGCATAGATTATTCTTTCATATCCAACTCTAAACAAAAACAACTTATTGTTAACTTAAAAAAACAGTCTGCTAGTTGTGGTTCAAGTCTTCTTTAAACAGTGTCAAGAAGGGTTGCTTGTCTTAGCGTTTGTAAATGCTCCCATTCTGTGGAGAGCACGCAAAGCTAATAATGAGCTAGTGCCTTTCCTAATATTTCTTGCCGATCTTGTTTTATTCTCTGGCTGATCTTTACGGTGACCTCCAGGCTCTGAGACTTCTATTAAAGATAAACTTCTATTATCTTTTAGCCCGCCCATTCTATGAAGAGCTTGGAGTGCTGTTACGGATGTGCGAGCCTTGGCGTTTTTATCCTTGTCCTTACGTTGCTTGCTTTTACCGTCGCTGTCTGCCATACTGAATACTTTCTTCTTGCCTTCCGTTCTTTCATACTTGAGTTGTTTTTTCAAATCTGCCACAGATCCCTTTAGAGCATCATTACTCGACTTGAGGTAGTTCAAGACGAGAAACAGCAAAATGAAGATTGGAATGAGGGCTCCCGGAGAAGCGATGTAATCAAGAACTTGGTTGACAGAACCTGGTAGAACTTCTTCCATCCACTCCGTCAATGCATAGTACATGAACTCCACATCTCTGAATGGACCACAAATAGTTGAGGTTGAAATTGTGACCATAGCAAATGCGACTGGAATCATTACCACATAGAGCATGAACAATAAGATAAGAAGATAGAAGTTATCACTCCCTGCTTTGAAGATTCTTTCTTCAGGTACATTACAGACCATAACAGCCCATGCCCTTACATAAAATATGGCAAGCAACTTGATGAGATTAAATGCGGGTAAACCAGGAGCAAATAAAGTTCCCATCCAGATCATTCCTTGATTGTAAACTAGATGCAGGAGGTTCTCGGCCAGAGAAAAGGTAGCGTAGCCAGGAAAGTTTCTTTCTAGGTCCCAGCACCAGCATGCATTTACTATCTTTATGAACAAGGCTCTGAAAAATTCTATGACATATATAAGACCGATAGTAGTGACCATATCAAACACTGTTAGTTTAAATAGCTCTTGCCCTACCATGGTCTCCCAGCATGTAGTTTCTGCGGTAAATTGTGGGACACATGTTGTGTTTGAAGCCATGGTATCATTGCTGTATAGCAATTTATAATCACCGTTACGATCTCTTTGATTGCAGAAGATAGTCTCTGAGAGATTGAACTGTGAATAATATGTAGCGTTCGCTTCTACGACAGATTCTTGAATGTTCTCTATTTTCCAGTAGAGAGCAATGTATAGAGTGTAAAGATTCAGCAAGTATAGAATGAGGATCCTATAGAGAGACTTTTGCAGCGCCACCCTCGGGTGGTAGTCTTCCATCTTTGCTATCAGATCAAATAGCATAGGAAACAAGGCAGTAGCCAGTGACATCACTATAGAAACCTCGTTTCTTTCCCAGGCGTTCACTGAGTTTGGACCTTCGTCTTTAATCCTCTTTTCAAACTTTTGGGACCTTTGAACTGTCAGGTAAATGGCATATGTGCTACTCGCTAGAACCATAAGAACAAGCAAGTTTGCTATCACCCGAAAGAATAATAGCTTTTTTCCAACTTTCTTTTTAGCTTCTTTCTGCTCAGTAATGCTCTCATGAATTGAAACTGTTATCGACAGAAACTTGTTCTTGGCTGTTTCAGAATTACCTATCATGTAGTCCCAGCTAGCAAATGTTTTCCAGGAAAATGTGAAGTTGTCGTCCTTGTCCGACGCTTTCTTGTCTTTCGCATTAATTGCTATTTGCCGCAggattgcaataaaattgtaagaAAATGCCACCAAATTAGCGATGAGATAGGCGAGCGGCATGCTGTAGCCTGAGGAGAATTGTTCGGTGCTTGAGTAATAACCATAGAATAAAGGGGAGTACTTGAGATACCCGTCAAAATCCCATGAAGTCTTCAAGTATGCTGCTCCTTCTGTTTCATTAACTGCAACAGTAAGTGTACAAAGTTGTTGTTTATGAGTAAGTCGTATCTATTTGGATCATTCAATCAATTTCATTTATCCAACTTACAACTTTAATAAGACTGATTTAAAAT
The genomic region above belongs to Watersipora subatra chromosome 1, tzWatSuba1.1, whole genome shotgun sequence and contains:
- the LOC137408117 gene encoding nucleolar protein 56-like isoform X2; translated protein: MGRERLVVLFEHASGYALFTVKEFEEVGLMIPEVEASLKDITTFKSIVSLLTFVPFKSGTNALDNCNSVSEGILHDDLKVLLETNVKSSKKDKVILGVSDSKLSASINEELGLSCQHTGVVPEIIRGIRVHFHKFIKGLTPVNATKAQLGLGHSYSRCKVKFNVNKSDNMIIQSINLLDQLDKGINTFSMRCREWYSYHFPELVKIVGDNQKFAKVVIVVGDRKQFTEERLGEVEEILGDTAQAQAVLAASKSSMGMDIAPLDLINIERFAKTVAGLADYRREVSEYLHSKMDSVAPNLATLIGDTVGARLISHAGSLTNLAKYPASTVQILGAEKALFRALKTRSNTPKYGLLYHSSFITRAVTKNKGRISRFLANKCSIASRIDCFSEFPTTVFGDAMKQQVEDRLVFYETGEIPKKNVEVMSVAVEEASVVQAQLAKKQRKKKKKEKKLAEAKAAEANANAAEENVVEEEVKEQTKTPGGKKKKKRKIEDAENEPTEEVEETPAQPPKKKKKKQKQ
- the LOC137408117 gene encoding nucleolar protein 56-like isoform X1, encoding MGRERLVVLFEHASGYALFTVKEFEEVGLMIPEVEASLKDITTFKSIVSLLTFVPFKSGTNALDNCNSVSEGILHDDLKVLLETNVKSSKKDKVILGVSDSKLSASINEELGLSCQHTGVVPEIIRGIRVHFHKFIKGLTPVNATKAQLGLGHSYSRCKVKFNVNKSDNMIIQSINLLDQLDKGINTFSMRCREWYSYHFPELVKIVGDNQKFAKVVIVVGDRKQFTEERLGEVEEILGDTAQAQAVLAASKSSMGMDIAPLDLINIERFAKTVAGLADYRREVSEYLHSKMDSVAPNLATLIGDTVGARLISHAGSLTNLAKYPASTVQILGAEKALFRALKTRSNTPKYGLLYHSSFITRAVTKNKGRISRFLANKCSIASRIDCFSEFPTTVFGDAMKQQVEDRLVFYETGEIPKKNVEVMSVAVEEASVVQAQLAKKQRKKKKKEKKLAEAKAAEANANAAEENVVEEEVKEQTKTPGGKKKKKRKIEDAENVEPTEEVEETPAQPPKKKKKKQKQ
- the LOC137390713 gene encoding transmembrane channel-like protein 3, producing MRKKMVMLKEARSYTAKFEGKLSKSGGHDRVAQLKATYSKISRELSNFASLLVPWEGRIKHIESYFGGVVASYFTFLRWIFWTNIVQAVIIGGVIIVPEVLFGPDWGSVDYKTVPVNETEGAAYLKTSWDFDGYLKYSPLFYGYYSSTEQFSSGYSMPLAYLIANLVAFSYNFIAILRQIAINAKDKKASDKDDNFTFSWKTFASWDYMIGNSETAKNKFLSITVSIHESITEQKEAKKKVGKKLLFFRVIANLLVLMVLASSTYAIYLTVQRSQKFEKRIKDEGPNSVNAWERNEVSIVMSLATALFPMLFDLIAKMEDYHPRVALQKSLYRILILYLLNLYTLYIALYWKIENIQESVVEANATYYSQFNLSETIFCNQRDRNGDYKLLYSNDTMASNTTCVPQFTAETTCWETMVGQELFKLTVFDMVTTIGLIYVIEFFRALFIKIVNACWCWDLERNFPGYATFSLAENLLHLVYNQGMIWMGTLFAPGLPAFNLIKLLAIFYVRAWAVMVCNVPEERIFKAGSDNFYLLILLFMLYVVMIPVAFAMVTISTSTICGPFRDVEFMYYALTEWMEEVLPGSVNQVLDYIASPGALIPIFILLFLVLNYLKSSNDALKGSVADLKKQLKYERTEGKKKVFSMADSDGKSKQRKDKDKNAKARTSVTALQALHRMGGLKDNRSLSLIEVSEPGGHRKDQPENKTRSARNIRKGTSSLLALRALHRMGAFTNAKTSNPS